The Penaeus vannamei isolate JL-2024 chromosome 13, ASM4276789v1, whole genome shotgun sequence genome window below encodes:
- the LOC113809226 gene encoding cuticle protein AMP1A: protein MATPASLAKINTRIESGEKQISRTVCNMKFILLAVFACVAAAAPQGYEAPARSRSDSDEVPILRDDRVIDDDGRYNFDVETGDGIVVSESGGPSADGGINSAGSYSYTAPDGTPVHVEFVADENGFQPQSDLLPVAPEFPHPIPDFVLEQIAFAAEEDARRAKEPSNRYAAP from the exons ATGGCAACTCCTGCCTCCCTGGCGAAGATAAATACCCGCATTGAGTCTGGTGAGAAGCAGATCAGTCGCACAGTCTGTAACATGAAATTT ATTCTTCTTGCCGTGTTTGCCTGCGTGGCTGCTGCCGCCCCTCAGGGATATGAAGCCCCTGCACGTTCTCGCTCTGACTCCGACGAAGTGCCCATCCTGAGGGACGACCGCGTGATCGATGACGACGGAAGGTACAACTTCGACGTGGAGACAGGAGACGGCATCGTGGTGTCAGAGTCCGGTGGTCCCAGCGCCGATGGAGGCATCAACAGCGCCGGTTCTTACTC ATACACCGCTCCTGACGGCACTCCCGTGCACGTGGAGTTcgtggctgacgagaacggcttccagccccagtccgacctcctgcccgtggctcccgagttcccccacccgatccccgaCTTCGTCCTCGagcagatcgccttcgccgccgaggaggacgcccgCAGGGCCAAGGAACCCTCCAACAGATACGCTGCTCCATAA
- the LOC113802520 gene encoding cuticle protein AMP1A-like, translated as MATSASLTKINTRIESGEKQISRTVCNMKFILLAVFACVAAAAPQGYEAPARSRSDSDEVPILRDDRVIDDDGRYNFDVETGDGIVVSESGGPSADGGINSAGSYSYTAPDGTPVHVEFVADENGFQPQSDLLPVAPEFPHPIPDFVLDQIAFAAEEDARRAKEPSNRYGAP; from the exons ATGGCAACTTCTGCCTCTCTTACGAAGATAAATACCCGCATTGAGTCTGGAGAGAAGCAGATCAGTCGCACAGTCTGTAACATGAAATTT ATTCTTCTTGCCGTGTTTGCCTGCGTGGCTGCTGCCGCCCCTCAGGGATATGAAGCCCCTGCACGTTCTCGCTCTGACTCCGACGAAGTGCCCATCCTGAGGGACGACCGCGTGATCGATGACGACGGAAGGTACAACTTCGACGTGGAGACAGGAGACGGCATCGTGGTGTCAGAGTCCGGTGGTCCCAGCGCCGATGGAGGCATCAACAGCGCCGGTTCTTACTC CTACACCGCTCCTGACGGCACTCCCGTGCACGTGGAGTTcgtggctgacgagaacggcttccagccccagtccgacctcctgcccgtggctcccgaattcccccacccgatccccgacttcgtcctcgaccagatcgccttcgccgccgaggaggacgctCGCAGGGCCAAGGAACCCTCCAACAGATACGGCGCCCCTTAG
- the LOC113802534 gene encoding cuticle protein CP14.6: MKFILLAVFACVAAAAPQGYEAPARSRSDSDEVPILRDDRVIDDEGKYNFDVETGDGIVVSESGAPSADGGINSAGSYSYTAPDGTPVHVEFVADENGFQPQGAHLPVAPEFPHPIPDFVLEQIAFAAEEDARRAKEPSNRYSAP, from the exons ATGAAATTT ATTCTTCTTGCCGTGTTTGCCTGCGTGGCTGCTGCCGCCCCTCAGGGATATGAAGCCCCTGCACGTTCTCGCTCTGACTCGGATGAAGTGCCCATCCTGAGGGACGACCGCGTGATCGATGACGAGGGAAAGTACAACTTCGACGTGGAGACAGGAGACGGCATCGTGGTGTCTGAGTCTGGTGCTCCCAGCGCCGATGGAGGCATCAACAGCGCCGGTTCTTACTC ATACACTGCTCCTGACGGCACTCCCGTGCACGTGGAGTTTgtggctgacgagaacggcttccagccccagggcgcccacctcccagtggctcccgagttcccccacccgatccccgaCTTCGTCCTCGagcagatcgccttcgccgccgaggaggacgctCGCAGGGCCAAGGAACCCTCCAACAGATACAGCGCCCCTTAG
- the LOC113802519 gene encoding cuticle protein CP14.6-like, whose protein sequence is MKFILLAVFACVAAAAPQGYEAPARSRSDSDEVPILRDDRVIDDDGRYNFDVETGDGIVVSESGGPSADGGINSAGSYSYTAPDGTPVEVEFVADENGFQPQGAHLPVAPEFPHPIPDFVLDQIAFAAEEDARRAKEPSNRYGAP, encoded by the exons ATGAAATTT ATTCTTCTTGCCGTGTTTGCCTGCGTGGCTGCTGCCGCCCCTCAGGGATATGAAGCCCCTGCACGTTCTCGCTCTGACTCCGACGAAGTGCCCATCCTGAGGGACGACCGCGTGATCGATGACGACGGAAGGTACAACTTCGACGTGGAGACAGGAGACGGCATCGTGGTGTCAGAGTCCGGTGGTCCCAGCGCCGATGGAGGCATCAACAGCGCCGGTTCTTACTC CTACACCGCTCCTGACGGCACTCCCGTTGAAGTGGAGTTcgtggctgacgagaacggcttccagccccagggcgcccacctgcccgtggctcccgagttcccccacccgatccccgacttcgtcctcgaccagatcgccttcgccgccgaggaggacgctCGCAGGGCCAAGGAACCCTCCAACAGATACGGCGCCCCTTAG
- the LOC113802518 gene encoding cuticle protein AMP1A-like, translated as MKFVVLALLAAAATAVPVYDGAQARFDSGEVVAILRDDRVIEDDGRYNFDMETANGIVMSESGSHGLEGAIVSAGSYSYTAPDGTPVVVKYVADENGFQPQSDLLPVAPEFPHPIPDFVLEQIAFAAEEDARRAREPSNRYGTPQ; from the exons ATGAAGTTT GTAGTCCTCGCTCTCCTGGCCGCCGCTGCCACCGCCGTCCCAGTTTACGACGGGGCACAGGCACGCTTCGACTCCGGCGAGGTCGTGGCCATCCTGAGGGACGACCGCGTGATCGAGGACGACGGAAGGTACAACTTCGACATGGAGACTGCCAACGGAATCGTCATGTCCGAGTCTGGCTCTCACGGTCTGGAGGGTGCCATCGTCAGTGCCGGCTCCTACTC ATACACCGCTCCTGACGGCACTCCCGTTGTCGTCAAGTAcgtggctgacgagaacggcttccagccccagtccgacctcctgcccgtggctcccgaattcccccacccgatccccgaCTTCGTCCTCGagcagatcgccttcgccgccgaggaggacgcccgCAGAGCCAGGGAACCCTCCAACAGATACGGAACTCCTCAGTAA